In [Leptolyngbya] sp. PCC 7376, a genomic segment contains:
- a CDS encoding response regulator — protein sequence MPKSSQPFLTRVLIVEDDHINRAVFSKQMEQMQYDVASVKNGKEAAEYCSNNCVDIILMDCAMPVMNGYEAATKIRQEQYEQSHSPVIIGITAYAMPGDRQKCLAAGMDDYLAKPVYIKDLKTMLDKWSQPLAV from the coding sequence ATGCCGAAATCTTCCCAACCCTTTCTTACTCGTGTTCTCATCGTTGAAGATGACCATATTAATCGTGCTGTGTTCAGCAAACAAATGGAACAGATGCAATATGATGTGGCATCCGTGAAAAACGGTAAGGAAGCAGCAGAATATTGTTCCAACAACTGTGTGGATATCATTTTGATGGATTGTGCGATGCCCGTAATGAATGGCTATGAGGCGGCCACAAAAATTCGACAAGAACAGTATGAGCAGTCCCACTCCCCTGTGATTATCGGGATTACAGCCTATGCAATGCCTGGCGATCGCCAGAAGTGTTTGGCAGCAGGGATGGATGATTATCTTGCCAAACCGGTTTATATCAAAGATCTCAAAACGATGTTAGACAAATGGTCACAACCATTAGCTGTTTAA
- a CDS encoding type I polyketide synthase, with protein MFGQFTSFVDLLQYRAESQPDKTIFTFLADGEAETDSLTYGDLHTRARAIAAYLQTHHARGERALLLYPPGLEFISAFLGCLYAGVIAVPAYPPRPNRSFGRLYSIIQDAQAQFALTTAELRGKIANRFEELENSAFQCLSTDNLSLDLAAAWKNPNVGLDDLAFLQYTSGSTGNPKGVMVAHSNLLHNSHIIQTGFKNSQDVRAVSWLPPYHDMGLIGGILQPIYVGIFQVLMPPVSFLQRPFRWLKAISKYKATTSGAPNFAYDLCVSQITQEQKSTLELESWQLAFSGAEPIRSATLDNFSQHFAEVGFDKKAFYPCYGMAETTLMVSGTEPQALPREITVSKQAIEENQVREAIADEPTVTLVGSGQIIGDLAVRIVNPETLARCTDSIIGEVWVNGESVAKGYWQKNELTERTFQAQVDGETGFLRTGDLGFQRDGELYITGRLKDLLIIRGRNHYPQDIELTVEKAHPAIRQGAGAAISVEVDGDEQLVIVQEVERKFVRHLNVEEVSQAIRGAIATEHQLQPYAICFIKTGSIPKTSSGKIRRHACKLGFLDESLSVVGQWVQGLETRQSQPVTSEQKAPSHTWAAVGKGDRQQQELEAWLIDNIAQRLGVNSNKINVLEPFASYGLDSVQAVQVTADLEDRLERKLEPTLAYDYPSIRALAAFLITGETATQTFAITPEKKLQNSEIAVIGLSCRFPQANNPEAFWKLLAQGKDGIRQLGDRWGSDEWGGFLDEIDQFEPSFFGISPREAEQMDPQQRLLLEVSWEALERAGIPANKLANSPTGVFVGISNSDYAQLQVREKNPINAYMGTGNAHSVAANRLSYFLDLRGPSLSVDTACSSSLVAVHLACQSLINGECKQAIAAGVNLILTPDVTQTFSQAGMMSGAGRCKTFDESADGYVRGEGCGAVILKPLADAERDGDSVLAVIHGSAINQDGRSNGLTAPNGLAQQAVIQQAIARAGMSAADLDYVEAHGTGTPLGDPIEINSLKSVLKNDGQMREKPCVVGSVKTNIGHLEAAAGIAGLIKIVLSLQHGKIPRHLHFQQLNSRIDLEQTLTIPAVAQLWIKLNQPRFAGVSSFGFGGTNAHIIVGDRPTTTPQQSQAKKRPWHVLTLSAKNQVALKAVQGNYAKYLTTQSDLDLQKLCLTANTGRSHFNQRRAIIFQDQADLQSQLATSVSSPPAITPQKIAFLFTGQGSQYVGMGQQLYETQPLFKSVLDECDRLWQSFSSDAPTLIDLLYGGHDPQIVNQTIYTQPLLFAVEYAIAQLWLSWGIAPDFCMGHSVGEYVAACLAGVFSLEDGMKLITARGKLMQNLPSNGGMAAVFADKTAITPYLSKNLTVGAENGSHLVLSGQTLCLEQSLSKLQRQGIKTKALKVSHAFHSPLMAPMLGAFRQVAEQIQFHEPRLPLISNVTGQEIGSAIATADYWVSHVSEPVKFVQSMQTIAAAGVNVFLEIGAKPVLLSMGRHCLPDVEALWLPSLRPQNDDWQEMFTSLGKLYEQGLNINWQAVEADYTQQKLTDLPTYPFQRKRYWFSEKSWTNSETIEADFSEWFYEVQWHQVELPQASEQKEGLWLILGDHHSQTLEIAQQFPQSQIVSLGDEFQQHSDHWEVHPDQFDQLFTSLANTKLAGIIHGWAIAAEEQNLDHSQWLTCYTTLQLIQSLQRQQRQIPCWLLTRNSQAVLENDKVEGFTQNSLWGMGKTIALEHPELWGGIIDLDAAIPNLTKLCNQTKIQHLACRNGSIYCSQLVPQTVTKTKISAIVPQAVYLITGGLGSIGRRLAQWLDEQGATKVLLLTRRSLATDDSRLADLPKSAIAYTCDIADDHEVQNLFQRYPNISGIFHAAGVLEDGFLATQTWKNFEKVFAAKVQGTWNLHHHSLTNPLDFFVTFSSVASIVGSPGQGNYAAANGFMDAIARYRQGQGLPALNINWGPWATDGMATALRNQGMAFLAPEQGLHILETVLAQQTNVGVFKPDWQQLSRQFPAIANSYYFRAVMGETEEVSTQNDIFERLQTLPTTEQQQQLTDYLRESIARILKLDSTQIQPSDNLLDLGMDSLMVMEAIAHLKQDLRLMLYPREIYERPKLEVLAKYLGDEFQKAHNPDYQQKTVSIPTQLPSQTNKTWQIPAQKNEKPIAFILSSPRSGSTLLRVMLAGHPELYSPPELHLLPFETMGDRQEELGLSHLGEGLQRAIMDLDGLTAEESQQTINQWLTENRSIGDIYSELQTKATGRLLIDKSPSYGSDRQTLEHSEILFENAKYIHLVRHPYAMIESFSRLRMDKLLGDTSANPFGLAESIWTKSNQNILHLGQTLSPDKYLQVVYEDLVKNPRVVLTQICKFLGVDFDESLLNPYSGDRLTDGLHQQSMGVGDPNFLKHKNIDPALADKWRNVQLPQPLNPTTIRLAQTFNYDLPNEDLTVSEVPTMTERSVTVRGLNYCLCEWGDRTKPLILMLHGILEQGASWQLIAPQLAAQGYWVVAPDLRGHGKSDHAQSYSMLDFLADVDTLAKELTDQSFTLVGHSMGSIIGAMYAGIRRDQVKHLCLVETIVPNDIDDAETANHLVTHLDYLATPQEHPTFPDVAIAARRLRQVTPALSEELSLKLVERSTEQTETGYQWRWDAFLRTRAGIEFNGISRRRYLALLENIQAKITLIYGDQSEFNRSEDLAATQAAMPNAQRLTVNGGHNLHFENPEAIARILMECLTF; from the coding sequence ATGTTTGGTCAATTTACAAGTTTCGTCGATCTGCTTCAGTACAGGGCTGAGTCTCAACCCGATAAAACCATTTTCACTTTCCTAGCTGATGGCGAGGCGGAAACTGATTCTTTGACCTACGGTGATCTACATACTCGTGCCCGGGCGATCGCCGCTTATTTACAGACTCACCATGCCCGTGGTGAACGTGCGCTACTCCTTTATCCCCCAGGACTGGAGTTTATCTCTGCTTTTTTAGGATGTCTTTATGCAGGTGTGATTGCAGTACCAGCTTATCCGCCACGTCCGAATCGCTCTTTTGGGCGACTCTACAGCATTATTCAAGATGCCCAAGCTCAATTTGCCCTAACCACAGCTGAACTGCGTGGCAAAATCGCCAATCGCTTTGAAGAATTAGAAAATTCGGCATTTCAATGTCTGTCAACAGATAATCTCTCACTCGATTTAGCAGCAGCTTGGAAAAATCCGAATGTCGGCCTTGATGATTTAGCTTTTTTGCAATATACAAGCGGCTCTACTGGTAATCCCAAGGGAGTAATGGTTGCCCACAGTAATTTGCTCCACAACTCCCACATTATTCAAACAGGCTTTAAAAATTCCCAAGATGTCAGAGCTGTGTCTTGGTTACCGCCCTATCACGACATGGGCTTGATTGGCGGCATTTTACAGCCAATCTATGTGGGGATTTTTCAAGTCTTGATGCCCCCGGTCAGTTTTTTGCAACGTCCATTTCGGTGGTTAAAAGCAATTAGTAAATATAAAGCAACCACTAGTGGTGCGCCAAATTTTGCTTACGACCTCTGTGTCTCACAAATTACGCAGGAGCAGAAATCCACACTGGAATTGGAATCTTGGCAACTAGCGTTTTCAGGAGCAGAGCCCATCCGTAGTGCGACCCTCGATAATTTCAGTCAGCACTTTGCAGAAGTCGGTTTCGATAAAAAAGCGTTTTATCCCTGCTATGGCATGGCGGAAACAACGCTCATGGTTTCAGGCACTGAACCACAGGCATTACCTAGGGAAATTACCGTTAGTAAGCAAGCTATCGAAGAGAATCAGGTGCGGGAGGCGATCGCCGATGAACCAACAGTAACCTTAGTTGGTAGCGGTCAAATCATTGGGGATTTAGCGGTTAGGATCGTTAATCCTGAGACATTGGCGCGGTGTACGGACAGCATTATTGGTGAGGTTTGGGTCAATGGCGAAAGCGTAGCGAAAGGCTATTGGCAAAAGAATGAGCTCACAGAAAGAACGTTTCAGGCACAGGTGGATGGCGAAACGGGCTTTTTGCGGACAGGAGATCTCGGATTTCAGCGGGACGGTGAACTCTACATTACGGGTCGTCTCAAGGATTTATTGATTATTCGCGGACGCAACCATTACCCACAAGACATTGAACTAACGGTAGAAAAAGCTCATCCAGCCATTCGACAAGGAGCAGGAGCAGCGATTTCTGTAGAGGTTGATGGTGATGAACAGCTCGTTATTGTGCAAGAAGTGGAGCGTAAGTTTGTTCGTCATTTAAATGTCGAAGAAGTGTCCCAAGCGATTCGGGGGGCGATCGCCACGGAACATCAATTACAGCCCTATGCCATTTGTTTTATTAAAACAGGCAGTATTCCGAAAACATCCAGCGGTAAAATTCGTCGCCATGCCTGTAAGTTAGGGTTTCTCGATGAGAGTTTGTCGGTGGTAGGTCAATGGGTGCAGGGGTTAGAGACGCGTCAATCACAACCCGTTACCAGCGAACAAAAAGCACCATCTCATACTTGGGCAGCAGTAGGGAAAGGTGATCGCCAACAGCAAGAGCTAGAAGCATGGTTAATCGATAATATTGCCCAGCGATTGGGGGTAAATTCGAACAAAATCAATGTCTTGGAACCTTTTGCCAGCTATGGTTTAGATTCTGTGCAGGCGGTTCAGGTAACGGCAGATCTAGAGGATCGCCTAGAGCGCAAATTAGAACCGACTCTAGCTTACGATTACCCTTCGATTCGAGCATTGGCAGCATTTTTGATTACGGGCGAAACCGCGACCCAAACTTTTGCGATCACACCGGAAAAAAAACTGCAAAATTCGGAAATTGCGGTTATTGGTCTCAGTTGTCGATTCCCCCAAGCCAACAATCCCGAGGCATTTTGGAAACTGTTGGCACAAGGTAAAGACGGTATTCGGCAGTTGGGCGATCGCTGGGGTTCGGATGAATGGGGCGGTTTTTTAGACGAAATTGATCAGTTTGAGCCAAGTTTTTTTGGGATTTCTCCCCGAGAGGCAGAACAGATGGATCCCCAGCAGCGGCTTTTGCTGGAGGTGAGTTGGGAAGCTTTAGAACGGGCTGGCATTCCGGCGAACAAGTTAGCGAATTCTCCAACGGGTGTGTTTGTTGGCATTAGTAATAGTGACTATGCCCAGCTTCAGGTGCGGGAAAAAAATCCGATCAATGCCTATATGGGAACGGGCAATGCCCACAGCGTTGCGGCAAATCGCTTGTCCTATTTTCTCGATTTGCGGGGGCCATCGCTCAGTGTGGATACGGCTTGTTCGTCATCCCTGGTAGCGGTTCATCTCGCTTGTCAAAGTCTAATCAACGGGGAATGTAAACAGGCGATCGCCGCTGGAGTTAACCTTATTCTCACGCCGGATGTCACCCAAACCTTTTCGCAGGCGGGGATGATGAGCGGTGCGGGTCGTTGTAAAACCTTTGATGAAAGTGCCGATGGTTATGTGCGAGGCGAAGGGTGTGGCGCAGTAATTCTTAAGCCTTTAGCGGATGCGGAAAGGGATGGCGATTCAGTTTTGGCAGTGATTCACGGCTCGGCAATTAATCAGGATGGACGCAGTAATGGTTTAACGGCTCCCAACGGTTTGGCACAACAGGCAGTCATTCAGCAGGCGATCGCCCGAGCAGGGATGTCAGCGGCGGATTTAGATTATGTGGAAGCCCATGGTACTGGTACACCCCTCGGCGATCCAATTGAAATTAATTCTTTAAAATCTGTCCTCAAAAATGATGGGCAAATGCGCGAAAAGCCCTGTGTGGTGGGCTCAGTGAAAACCAATATTGGTCATCTTGAAGCTGCTGCTGGTATCGCAGGTTTAATCAAAATTGTCTTGTCATTACAGCATGGCAAAATTCCTCGGCATCTCCATTTTCAACAACTCAATTCCCGCATTGACTTAGAGCAAACCCTTACTATTCCCGCCGTCGCGCAACTATGGATTAAGCTCAATCAACCGCGTTTCGCTGGGGTCAGCTCTTTTGGTTTTGGTGGCACAAATGCACATATTATTGTCGGTGATCGCCCCACAACAACTCCTCAACAATCCCAAGCTAAAAAGCGTCCTTGGCATGTTTTAACTCTCTCAGCAAAGAACCAAGTGGCTTTGAAGGCAGTGCAGGGGAACTATGCAAAATATCTAACAACGCAGTCTGATCTTGACTTGCAGAAGTTATGTTTAACGGCTAATACAGGGCGATCGCACTTTAATCAGCGTCGAGCGATTATTTTTCAAGACCAAGCTGATTTACAGTCGCAACTCGCTACATCGGTTTCCTCGCCACCCGCGATTACGCCTCAAAAAATTGCCTTTTTATTTACAGGGCAAGGGTCGCAATATGTCGGTATGGGTCAGCAACTCTACGAAACTCAACCGCTTTTTAAATCGGTATTAGATGAGTGCGATCGCCTATGGCAATCCTTTTCGTCCGATGCACCAACTTTAATTGACTTACTCTATGGCGGTCATGACCCACAGATCGTGAACCAGACAATTTACACTCAGCCTCTACTTTTTGCGGTGGAATATGCGATCGCCCAATTGTGGTTGTCATGGGGTATTGCACCAGATTTTTGTATGGGGCACAGCGTTGGTGAATATGTAGCGGCTTGTTTGGCTGGTGTCTTCTCACTAGAGGATGGCATGAAACTGATCACTGCGCGGGGCAAGCTCATGCAGAATTTGCCCAGTAATGGTGGAATGGCAGCGGTTTTTGCAGATAAAACAGCGATTACACCCTATTTATCTAAAAATTTAACCGTTGGTGCTGAAAATGGCTCCCATTTGGTTTTATCAGGGCAGACCCTTTGTTTAGAGCAAAGCCTATCGAAGTTACAGCGGCAAGGCATTAAAACAAAAGCCCTCAAAGTTTCCCATGCCTTTCATTCACCATTGATGGCGCCAATGTTAGGAGCATTTCGTCAGGTTGCCGAGCAAATTCAGTTCCATGAACCCCGTTTACCGCTGATTTCTAATGTTACCGGGCAGGAAATTGGGTCGGCGATCGCCACAGCAGATTATTGGGTGAGCCATGTGTCGGAACCTGTGAAATTTGTGCAGAGTATGCAAACCATTGCAGCGGCAGGTGTAAATGTCTTTTTAGAGATTGGAGCAAAGCCTGTTCTATTAAGTATGGGTCGTCATTGTCTGCCGGATGTGGAAGCATTGTGGTTGCCGAGTTTGCGACCGCAAAATGACGATTGGCAAGAGATGTTTACGAGTCTCGGGAAGCTTTATGAGCAGGGTCTAAATATTAATTGGCAAGCGGTTGAAGCAGATTATACTCAGCAGAAACTCACCGATTTACCGACCTATCCATTCCAACGCAAACGCTATTGGTTTAGCGAAAAGTCTTGGACTAACTCAGAAACGATCGAGGCAGATTTTTCAGAGTGGTTCTACGAGGTGCAATGGCATCAAGTGGAATTGCCGCAAGCGTCTGAGCAAAAAGAAGGTTTATGGTTGATTTTGGGCGATCATCACTCTCAAACATTAGAAATAGCTCAACAATTTCCGCAGTCTCAAATCGTTTCTCTCGGCGATGAATTTCAGCAACATTCAGATCATTGGGAAGTGCATCCCGACCAGTTTGATCAATTGTTTACAAGCCTAGCCAACACAAAACTTGCTGGGATTATTCACGGTTGGGCGATCGCCGCCGAGGAGCAAAATCTTGACCATAGCCAATGGTTAACTTGCTACACCACATTGCAATTAATCCAAAGCTTGCAGCGCCAACAACGGCAAATTCCCTGTTGGTTATTAACGCGCAATAGTCAGGCCGTTTTGGAGAATGACAAAGTTGAAGGGTTTACCCAAAATAGTTTGTGGGGAATGGGGAAGACGATCGCCCTTGAGCATCCAGAACTTTGGGGCGGCATCATTGATCTCGATGCAGCGATTCCTAATCTCACTAAGCTTTGCAACCAAACCAAAATTCAGCACTTAGCCTGTCGTAATGGTTCGATTTATTGCTCCCAACTAGTACCGCAAACAGTTACAAAAACGAAAATCTCGGCTATTGTGCCACAAGCTGTCTATCTCATTACGGGCGGTCTAGGCAGTATTGGTCGTCGTTTAGCGCAATGGCTAGATGAACAAGGCGCGACAAAAGTACTCTTGCTAACCCGTCGGAGTCTAGCAACTGATGATTCGCGCTTAGCTGATTTACCGAAAAGTGCGATCGCCTACACCTGCGACATTGCAGATGACCATGAGGTGCAAAACCTGTTTCAACGGTATCCAAATATCAGCGGTATTTTTCATGCAGCGGGTGTCCTTGAGGATGGTTTCCTGGCAACGCAAACATGGAAAAATTTCGAGAAAGTTTTTGCAGCGAAAGTCCAGGGCACATGGAATTTACATCACCATAGCCTTACTAATCCCCTTGATTTTTTCGTGACCTTCTCGTCGGTAGCATCGATAGTGGGTTCTCCCGGCCAAGGAAATTATGCGGCGGCCAATGGCTTTATGGATGCGATCGCCCGATATCGCCAAGGACAAGGATTACCTGCTCTTAATATCAATTGGGGGCCTTGGGCGACAGACGGCATGGCAACGGCTTTGCGCAATCAAGGCATGGCTTTTTTAGCGCCAGAACAAGGGTTGCACATCCTCGAAACGGTCTTGGCACAACAAACTAACGTTGGCGTTTTCAAACCTGATTGGCAACAGTTATCGCGACAATTTCCGGCGATCGCCAATAGCTATTATTTCCGCGCAGTGATGGGGGAAACGGAGGAAGTTTCCACCCAAAACGACATTTTCGAGCGATTGCAAACATTGCCCACCACTGAGCAACAGCAGCAATTAACAGATTATTTACGTGAATCTATCGCCCGCATTCTCAAGCTAGACTCTACCCAAATTCAGCCCAGTGATAATCTCCTCGATTTGGGGATGGATTCGTTGATGGTGATGGAGGCGATCGCCCATTTGAAGCAGGATTTACGGTTGATGCTGTATCCACGCGAAATCTACGAACGTCCGAAATTAGAGGTGTTGGCTAAGTATTTGGGTGACGAATTCCAGAAAGCTCACAATCCCGATTATCAACAAAAAACGGTTTCCATTCCGACTCAACTTCCCAGCCAAACCAATAAAACTTGGCAGATTCCGGCTCAGAAAAATGAGAAACCGATCGCCTTTATTTTATCGAGTCCTCGCTCCGGTTCAACGCTATTGCGGGTGATGTTAGCCGGGCATCCAGAACTATATTCCCCACCGGAATTGCACCTATTACCCTTCGAAACGATGGGCGATCGCCAAGAGGAATTAGGCCTATCTCATCTTGGGGAAGGGTTGCAACGAGCCATCATGGATCTCGATGGTCTAACAGCAGAGGAAAGCCAACAAACCATTAATCAATGGCTCACAGAAAATCGTTCCATTGGTGATATTTATTCTGAATTGCAGACCAAAGCAACGGGTAGATTACTCATCGATAAATCCCCTAGTTATGGCAGCGATCGCCAAACATTAGAGCACAGTGAAATTTTGTTTGAGAACGCTAAATATATTCATTTAGTGCGCCATCCCTACGCAATGATTGAATCTTTTAGTCGATTGCGGATGGATAAATTGTTGGGTGATACAAGTGCCAATCCCTTTGGTTTAGCTGAATCAATTTGGACAAAAAGCAACCAAAATATTTTGCATTTGGGTCAGACTTTATCCCCCGATAAATATTTACAAGTGGTGTACGAAGATCTCGTTAAAAATCCCCGCGTTGTCCTCACTCAAATCTGTAAATTTCTCGGCGTCGATTTTGATGAATCCTTACTGAATCCCTACAGTGGCGATCGCCTAACTGATGGCCTCCATCAACAATCGATGGGAGTAGGCGATCCCAATTTCCTCAAACATAAAAATATTGATCCGGCGCTAGCAGATAAATGGCGTAACGTTCAGCTTCCCCAACCCCTCAATCCCACAACAATTCGTTTGGCGCAAACCTTTAATTATGACTTGCCCAATGAAGATTTAACGGTTAGTGAAGTACCAACCATGACCGAACGGTCGGTGACTGTACGCGGTTTAAATTATTGCCTTTGTGAATGGGGCGATCGCACCAAGCCACTCATTTTGATGCTGCATGGCATCCTCGAACAAGGCGCTTCCTGGCAACTAATTGCACCGCAATTGGCAGCCCAAGGTTATTGGGTTGTGGCACCAGATCTGCGAGGTCATGGCAAATCTGACCATGCCCAGTCCTACAGTATGCTCGACTTTTTAGCTGATGTAGATACCCTAGCAAAGGAACTCACCGACCAATCTTTTACCCTAGTGGGTCATTCGATGGGATCGATTATTGGAGCAATGTATGCAGGGATTCGTCGTGATCAAGTAAAACATCTTTGCCTTGTTGAAACGATTGTGCCCAATGATATTGACGATGCAGAAACAGCAAATCACCTTGTCACTCACCTTGATTATTTGGCAACACCGCAGGAACATCCCACATTTCCTGATGTGGCGATCGCCGCCCGTCGTTTACGGCAAGTCACACCAGCATTGTCAGAAGAGCTATCGCTAAAACTGGTAGAGCGCAGCACAGAACAAACTGAGACTGGTTACCAATGGCGTTGGGATGCTTTTTTACGTACCCGTGCAGGCATTGAATTCAATGGCATTAGTCGCCGCCGATACCTGGCTCTCCTCGAAAATATCCAAGCAAAAATCACTCTTATTTATGGTGATCAAAGCGAATTTAATCGATCTGAGGATCTTGCAGCTACCCAAGCAGCGATGCCCAATGCTCAACGCCTAACAGTGAATGGAGGTCATAATCTCCACTTTGAAAATCCTGAGGCGATCGCCAGAATTCTGATGGAATGCTTGACTTTCTAG